The following are encoded in a window of Peromyscus maniculatus bairdii isolate BWxNUB_F1_BW_parent chromosome X, HU_Pman_BW_mat_3.1, whole genome shotgun sequence genomic DNA:
- the Pwwp4 gene encoding putative PWWP domain-containing DNA repair factor 4, which translates to MDSAEYVLCGWKGQLWPARVLSRPGTSAHRKRRGASFLEVQILPVGEKTRVRSTEARPLTKSETVTIASLAGKESQGKSSPRQTRAYRKALKVALDVLGEGTCLYQGGRAGGRRTSTAAPKVPKEQASSSPRQRLHLQGRNQKGQGLSHRSPGKRGRPGSVWMGSPNMPAVQGGKARAHSAVGHAHFEMQGNMPRRTRVWPGSCKTPAGNAGDNPSKRKLSTSKLRSLSAPASREGARDKNEQQAASGPPRHVSTLPRAPKQQVRCGSLEIRAIGAQRKTTLPENEEDPGRGTPKPDSKGASAACMPPIPRLRRSLRIATRKRKIHVLCAQCGLPELATKMHSKATNTGVKRRAAGVQEDRQATNVASAQEPSTIERGMLVWFKFQDLPFWPAVVKSVSKNGKMARVLLIEGNMQFEHRGVRVPLRKLKHLDCGAKLSLLRRASRVYSQGISWCLSVIDHYKEDLACGSFLGSFMDYYTSQASYPLRRAIQEGDLHIDFPKVSYADLEDWEEETALGGKGPRKKLLPDRMRASWDRANQKLVDFIVKRKGADQHLRDIVKGRKPSRWLDDLWKSKREVFCIETYLEDEDQLHLVARHLQEISKEADEALLSLARGDKVRFTMEVLLPEAIICSIAALDELSYKEAEEKYLRGPPVHYREKELFDKTILKAARMRSASRIRAARNPSAPSP; encoded by the coding sequence ATGGACTCTGCAGAGTATGTGCTCTGTGGCTGGAAGGGCCAGCTGTGGCCTGCAAGGGTGCTGTCCAGACCCGGGACTTCAGCCcataggaagaggagaggggcatCTTTCCTGGAGGTCCAAATCCTGCCTGTGGGTGAGAAGACGAGAGTAAGGAGCACAGAGGCGAGGCCCCTAACCAAGTCTGAAACCGTAACCATCGCCTCCTTGGCAGGAAAGGAGTCACAGGGCAAAAGCTCGCCGAGGCAGACCAGGGCATACAGAAAAGCCCTCAAGGTGGCACTGGATGTTCTGGGCGAGGGAACCTGCTTGTATCAAGGAGGAAGGGCAGGTGGCAGAAGAACCAGCACAGCGGCGCCAAAGGTTCCGAAAGAGCAGGCCAGCTCCAGCCCACGCCAGCGCCTGCACCTCCAAGGGCGCAACCAGAAAGGCCAAGGGCTCTCCCACAGGAGTCCTGGGAAGCGGGGCCGCCCGGGATCTGTGTGGATGGGCTCACCGAATATGCCTGCAGTGCAAGGGGGGAAAGCCCGGGCGCACAGTGCTGTTGGGCACGCTCACTTTGAAATGCAAGGAAACATGCCAAGACGCACCAGAGTGTGGCCAGGTTCCTGCAAGACACCAGCAGGAAATGCTGGTGATAATCCCAGCAAGAGAAAGCTGAGCACATCCAAGCTCAGGTCTTTGAGCGCCCCGGCCTCCAGGGAGGGTGCCCGGGATAAAAATGAGCAGCAGGCTGCCTCTGGGCCACCGAGGCATGTCTCTACCTTGCCCAGAGCTCCCAAACAACAAGTACGGTGCGGCAGCCTAGAGATCCGGGCTATTGGAGCCCAAAGGAAGACCACCCTCCCAGAGAACGAGGAGGACCCCGGCCGGGGGACCCCGAAACCAGACTCAAAGGGAGCATCGGCAGCCTGCATGCCTCCAATCCCGAGGCTACGAAGATCTCTCCGCATTGCTACCCGGAAAAGGAAGATCCATGTGCTGTGTGCACAATGCGGGCTCCCAGAATTGGCAACTAAGATGCACTCAAAGGCAACTAACACCGGGGTCAAGAGGAGAGCGGCTGGAGTTCAAGAAGACCGCCAAGCCACCAACGTGGCTTCTGCTCAAGAGCCGAGTACCATCGAACGAGGCATGCTGGTCTGGTTCAAATTCCAGGACCTTCCTTTCTGGCCGGCGGTGGTCAAGAGTGTCAGCAAAAACGGCAAGATGGCGAGGGTGCTGTTGATCGAGGGCAACATGCAGTTTGAGCACAGGGGTGTCAGAGTCCCTCTCCGCAAGCTGAAGCACCTGGACTGTGGAGCAAAATTATCGCTCCTGCGGAGAGCCAGCAGAGTGTACAGCCAGGGCATCAGCTGGTGCCTCTCAGTGATTGACCACTACAAAGAAGACCTTGCCTGTGGCTCCTTCCTGGGCTCCTTTATGGACTACTACACCTCCCAAGCCAGTTATCCGCTAAGGAGAGCCATCCAAGAGGGCGACCTGCACATTGATTTCCCCAAGGTGAGCTATGCCGACTTGGAAgattgggaggaggagacagccCTGGGTGGGAAGGGGCCCCGCAAGAAACTCCTGCCTGACCGCATGAGGGCCTCTTGGGACAGAGCCAACCAGAAGCTAGTAGACTTCATCGTGAAGAGAAAGGGGGCCGACCAGCACCTGCGGGACATTGTGAAGGGCAGGAAACCGTCCAGGTGGCTGGACGACCTTTGGAAATCAAAGAGGGAAGTCTTCTGCATTGAGACCTACCTGGAGGATGAGGACCAGTTGCATCTCGTGGCCAGACACTTGCAAGAAATATCCAAGGAAGCGGATGAGGCCCTGCTCTCGCTGGCAAGAGGAGACAAAGTCCGGTTTACCATGGAGGTTCTTCTTCCAGAAGCAATCATCTGCTCCATCGCTGCCCTCGACGAGCTTAGCTACAAGGAGGCAGAAGAGAAGTACCTGCGTGGCCCACCCGTGCACTACCGTGAAAAAGAGCTCTTTGACAAGACCATCCTAAAGGCTGCCCGGATGAGGTCAGCATCCAGGATTCGGGCTGCCAGGAACCCCTCTGCACCCTCTCCTTAG